Proteins encoded within one genomic window of Halorussus salilacus:
- a CDS encoding P-loop NTPase, whose product MVEAFAVASGKGGTGKTTTTVALGMALADEYDVTIVDADTGMANLLFHTGLTDADATLHDLLVASGGDDPASDVAVEDAVYERFGMRIVPCGTSLDAFEAADPDRLREVVAELAADADVLLLDSPAALGSKSAVLPVVLADRVVVVVQPTIPALSDGLKVQEYAHSYATDTAGVVFNKVHDPDAAEGVTERAERYFDGPTLTTVPDSDTAREARRAGVPLLAHAPDSDAARAYREAAATLDVRAGESDDVAERFRSAVLPDSP is encoded by the coding sequence ATGGTCGAGGCGTTCGCGGTGGCGAGCGGGAAGGGCGGGACCGGAAAGACCACGACCACGGTCGCGCTCGGGATGGCGCTGGCCGACGAGTACGACGTGACCATCGTGGACGCCGACACGGGGATGGCGAACCTCCTCTTTCACACCGGACTGACCGACGCCGACGCGACCCTCCACGACCTGCTGGTCGCCAGCGGCGGGGACGACCCCGCGAGCGACGTGGCAGTCGAGGACGCCGTCTACGAGCGGTTCGGCATGCGGATCGTGCCCTGCGGCACCAGCCTCGACGCCTTCGAGGCGGCCGACCCCGACCGCCTGCGCGAGGTGGTCGCCGAACTCGCGGCCGACGCCGACGTCCTCCTGCTCGACTCGCCCGCCGCGCTCGGGTCCAAGAGCGCGGTCCTGCCCGTCGTGCTGGCCGACCGCGTGGTGGTCGTGGTCCAGCCGACGATTCCCGCGCTCAGCGACGGCCTGAAGGTCCAGGAGTACGCCCACTCGTACGCCACCGACACCGCGGGCGTCGTGTTCAACAAGGTCCACGACCCCGACGCCGCGGAGGGGGTCACCGAGCGGGCCGAGCGCTACTTCGACGGGCCGACGCTGACGACGGTCCCCGACAGCGACACCGCCCGGGAGGCCCGCCGGGCGGGCGTTCCCCTGCTCGCGCACGCCCCCGACAGCGACGCCGCCCGCGCCTACCGCGAAGCGGCCGCGACCCTCGACGTGCGGGCGGGCGAATCGGACGACGTGGCCGAGCGCTTCCGCAGCGCGGTCCTCCCCGACTCGCCATGA
- a CDS encoding type II secretion system F family protein: MNTSANANHGASTLSVLDRALYALFSRHADSSRHDADRKRYRATDVTASFDVYLARTYGLSWLAFALVAFWAFAVAVALPDATVAAATAFVRRGVPGLEAVRTPDLTRTTAAVLTGVAAGFAGKRATVALGGLYLKWTASARESSIERTLPGAVRYLHALSSGSDDGAAMLRKVADRQQAYGETAVAFRKVLNKAILTGSLDEGLRIVARDTPSRDALAPFLVKFREHSEQGPDALAQYLRMEGRMLSHRQSRTREQAGDFLELLAEMFIVLLVMPALLVIVITVMSVLAPGLNEPTPTPFGSVSARAVLVYGSAAFILVVGAGAAALVGALRPADQSGPTYDRPASALATVASALANPASSVVAFAPLAVAVAGLLRSVGYGPVDVVLLGYVSFALPVGLVALRRARIDDAKDREIKDFVHAVSGHVSLGRPFSEAVERVAGNVDLGALNPDVADLAFNANLTTREGDLRASALSRFVDRVGTPLADQTIGLVTGALDAGGDAEAVFETLQVEIGRLYHERKALRANMLVYVAVGWTTALLVVGIMVAVNGYVLDSFAQLSSLSTADAGMALDPDAVQPARDRHRFYVVTQATMLACGWFAGYASRGRYEAMLHSAALVGIAHFVFAGVGMI; encoded by the coding sequence GTGAACACGTCTGCTAACGCTAATCACGGCGCATCGACCCTCTCGGTCCTCGACCGCGCGCTCTACGCCCTGTTCTCCAGACACGCCGACAGTTCGCGCCACGACGCCGACCGCAAGCGCTACCGCGCGACCGACGTGACCGCCAGCTTCGACGTTTACCTCGCCAGAACGTACGGCCTGTCGTGGCTCGCGTTCGCGCTCGTGGCGTTCTGGGCGTTCGCCGTCGCGGTTGCGCTCCCCGACGCGACCGTCGCGGCGGCCACCGCCTTCGTCCGCCGAGGAGTGCCCGGCCTCGAAGCCGTCCGGACCCCCGACCTCACGCGGACCACCGCGGCAGTCCTGACGGGCGTCGCGGCGGGGTTCGCGGGGAAACGCGCCACGGTCGCGCTCGGCGGGCTCTACCTCAAGTGGACCGCGAGCGCCCGCGAGTCGAGCATCGAGCGGACCCTCCCCGGCGCGGTCCGGTACCTCCACGCGCTGTCGTCGGGGAGCGACGACGGCGCGGCGATGCTCCGGAAGGTCGCCGACCGCCAGCAGGCGTACGGCGAGACCGCGGTCGCCTTCCGGAAGGTGCTCAACAAGGCCATCCTGACCGGGAGCCTCGACGAGGGGCTTCGAATCGTCGCCCGCGACACCCCCTCCCGGGACGCGCTGGCTCCGTTCCTCGTGAAGTTCCGCGAGCACTCCGAGCAGGGGCCCGACGCGCTGGCCCAGTACCTCCGGATGGAGGGTCGGATGCTCAGCCACCGCCAGTCCCGGACCCGCGAGCAGGCCGGGGACTTCCTCGAACTCCTCGCGGAGATGTTCATCGTCCTGCTGGTGATGCCCGCGCTGCTGGTCATCGTGATAACCGTGATGAGCGTCCTCGCGCCCGGCCTCAACGAACCGACGCCGACGCCGTTCGGTTCCGTCTCCGCCCGGGCGGTGCTGGTGTACGGAAGCGCGGCGTTCATCCTCGTGGTCGGTGCGGGCGCGGCCGCGCTCGTGGGAGCGCTCCGCCCGGCCGACCAGTCGGGCCCCACCTACGACCGGCCCGCGAGCGCGCTGGCGACCGTCGCCAGCGCGCTCGCCAACCCCGCGAGTTCGGTGGTCGCGTTCGCACCCCTCGCGGTCGCCGTCGCCGGGTTGCTCCGGTCGGTCGGCTACGGACCGGTCGACGTGGTCCTGCTTGGCTACGTGTCGTTCGCGCTCCCGGTGGGACTGGTCGCGCTCCGGCGCGCCAGAATCGACGACGCGAAGGACCGAGAGATAAAGGACTTCGTCCACGCCGTCTCGGGCCACGTCAGCCTCGGGCGACCCTTCTCGGAGGCGGTCGAGCGCGTCGCCGGGAACGTCGACCTCGGCGCGCTGAACCCCGACGTCGCCGACCTCGCGTTCAACGCCAACCTCACGACACGCGAGGGCGACCTGCGGGCGTCGGCGCTCTCGCGGTTCGTCGACCGGGTCGGCACCCCGCTCGCCGACCAGACCATCGGACTGGTGACGGGCGCGCTGGACGCGGGCGGAGACGCCGAGGCCGTCTTCGAGACCCTTCAGGTCGAGATCGGGCGGCTCTACCACGAGCGAAAGGCGCTTCGCGCGAACATGCTGGTGTACGTCGCGGTGGGGTGGACCACCGCCCTGCTCGTCGTCGGCATCATGGTCGCGGTCAACGGCTACGTCCTCGACAGCTTCGCCCAGCTGTCGTCGCTGTCGACCGCCGACGCGGGCATGGCCCTCGACCCCGACGCGGTCCAGCCCGCCCGCGACCGCCACCGCTTCTACGTGGTGACTCAGGCCACCATGCTCGCCTGCGGGTGGTTCGCCGGATACGCGAGCAGGGGTCGCTACGAGGCGATGCTCCACTCGGCCGCGCTGGTCGGAATCGCCCACTTCGTGTTCGCGGGAGTGGGGATGATCTGA
- a CDS encoding DUF7289 family protein — protein MDRAQSNVVGVALLLGVVVVSLGALTAGVGTVVEENAATADATRVAADLDAALDPVEATGVHRGRVSFSEGQLRTVERDLRVLNDSGVVRTVPVDALVFTGGDRRVAFLAGAVVRGPEGNARVRTPPPITSSRSGGPEGVLVVGAPELNGSASVSATGGGSALVRTEVTHHRERLGNETFRVAVETSTPGAWERHFRDENATVTTRDFDGDGVDSVVAEFPGERVAYLVVHDMRLEVRNG, from the coding sequence ATGGACAGAGCCCAGTCGAACGTCGTCGGCGTCGCGCTCCTCCTCGGCGTGGTCGTCGTCTCGCTCGGGGCGCTGACCGCGGGCGTCGGGACCGTGGTCGAGGAGAACGCCGCCACCGCCGACGCGACCCGGGTCGCCGCCGACCTCGACGCGGCGCTCGACCCGGTCGAGGCGACCGGCGTCCACCGCGGCCGGGTCTCCTTCTCGGAGGGCCAGCTACGGACGGTCGAGCGCGACCTCCGGGTGCTGAACGACTCGGGGGTCGTCCGGACCGTTCCGGTCGACGCGCTGGTGTTCACCGGGGGCGACCGCCGGGTCGCGTTCCTCGCGGGCGCGGTCGTCCGCGGCCCGGAGGGGAACGCGCGGGTCCGGACCCCGCCGCCGATTACCTCCTCGCGGTCGGGCGGTCCCGAGGGCGTGCTCGTCGTCGGCGCGCCCGAGCTCAACGGGTCGGCGTCGGTCTCGGCGACCGGCGGCGGGTCGGCCCTCGTCCGGACCGAGGTCACTCACCACCGCGAGCGCCTCGGCAACGAGACCTTCCGGGTCGCGGTCGAGACCTCGACGCCCGGCGCGTGGGAGCGCCACTTCCGGGACGAGAACGCGACCGTGACGACCCGGGACTTCGACGGCGACGGCGTCGACAGCGTGGTCGCGGAGTTCCCCGGCGAGCGCGTGGCCTACCTCGTGGTCCACGACATGCGGCTGGAGGTGCGGAATGGCTGA
- a CDS encoding DUF7266 family protein, with amino-acid sequence MAEGRRVGRGRNDRDRLENPDRPGNSNRPENSKRTRFRRSNERRNREEDRAVAPVVGKALEAGIVVLYISLLGAVLYGGLVPDYRTAAGAEVGERVLSQSAQRVQQAVPAATGRVAARTEVSLPATIRGRGYEVRVEGRTLVLDHPRDGVGGRTRLALPETVDSVEGEWSSRDPAFVAVRGDAEGLAVVLESGEPT; translated from the coding sequence ATGGCTGAGGGCCGACGGGTCGGTCGCGGTCGGAACGACCGCGACCGACTCGAGAATCCGGACCGGCCCGGGAATTCGAACCGACCCGAGAATTCGAAGCGAACCCGGTTCCGGCGCTCGAACGAGCGCCGGAACCGCGAGGAGGACCGCGCGGTCGCCCCGGTGGTCGGCAAGGCGCTGGAGGCGGGCATCGTCGTCCTCTACATCTCGCTGCTCGGGGCGGTCCTGTACGGCGGGCTGGTCCCGGACTACCGGACCGCCGCGGGCGCGGAGGTCGGCGAGCGCGTCCTCTCCCAGTCGGCCCAGCGCGTCCAGCAGGCCGTGCCCGCCGCGACCGGGCGAGTCGCGGCCCGAACCGAGGTGTCGCTCCCCGCGACCATCCGCGGTCGGGGGTACGAGGTGCGGGTCGAGGGTCGAACCCTCGTCCTCGACCATCCCCGTGACGGCGTTGGCGGTCGGACCCGCCTCGCGCTACCCGAGACCGTCGACTCGGTGGAGGGGGAGTGGTCGAGCCGGGACCCGGCGTTCGTCGCGGTCCGAGGCGACGCCGAGGGACTCGCGGTCGTCCTCGAATCGGGTGAGCCGACGTGA
- a CDS encoding Mov34/MPN/PAD-1 family protein: MFDRFFGGSDDSEESDSAQNEQQGIEVHTNAGAWGTDVNVTTGDPSGILDDDSWFETHTFEVDFDDESSTSAGPSRSTATPPTGTGRTVRPETPPEDSPLDPSAPRGTFSFPASKPFMQALETRGKNGAHERVETVYVLTGQSYTTPTELFGLDDPEYYASATRRSVTTKEGKIARRVAASYPAGETPNVVARFHTHPGGSTVPSDTDVQSAEKIERCYEQAFGTDDFEFFHGIHAYVDQSGTPSVEDRHDPTALNGGVSWRGEQYRHELALFGPRFRNSRSVVIADGS, translated from the coding sequence ATGTTCGACCGATTTTTCGGCGGAAGCGACGACTCCGAGGAGTCAGATAGTGCGCAGAACGAACAGCAGGGCATCGAGGTTCACACGAACGCGGGCGCGTGGGGAACCGACGTGAACGTCACGACCGGCGACCCGTCGGGGATACTCGACGACGACTCGTGGTTCGAGACCCACACCTTCGAGGTGGATTTCGACGACGAATCGAGCACGAGCGCGGGACCGTCGCGTTCGACCGCCACCCCGCCGACCGGAACCGGCAGGACGGTCCGGCCCGAGACCCCGCCGGAGGACTCGCCGCTCGACCCCTCGGCCCCGCGCGGGACGTTCTCGTTCCCGGCCTCGAAGCCGTTCATGCAGGCGCTGGAGACCCGCGGGAAGAACGGGGCTCACGAGCGGGTCGAGACTGTCTACGTGCTGACCGGCCAGTCGTACACGACCCCGACCGAACTGTTCGGACTCGACGACCCCGAGTACTACGCGTCGGCGACCAGACGTAGCGTGACGACCAAAGAGGGGAAGATCGCCCGACGCGTCGCCGCCTCGTATCCCGCCGGGGAGACCCCGAACGTGGTCGCGCGGTTCCACACCCATCCCGGCGGGTCGACGGTGCCGAGCGACACCGACGTTCAGAGCGCCGAGAAGATAGAGCGGTGCTACGAGCAGGCGTTCGGGACGGACGACTTCGAGTTCTTCCACGGGATACACGCCTACGTCGACCAGTCGGGGACGCCGTCGGTCGAGGACCGCCACGACCCGACCGCGCTGAACGGCGGGGTGTCGTGGCGGGGCGAGCAGTACCGCCACGAACTCGCGCTGTTCGGGCCGCGGTTCAGGAACTCGCGGAGCGTGGTGATCGCCGATGGGTCGTGA
- a CDS encoding DUF7262 family protein, which yields MRSPRAPSARPASDRAQLSLSVVEAGVGVVLILAVAMGFALGVAPPDDRSAQLELYAEDGATVLAGEQPRHRGTTRLAEVVASPEAFDRERDALERRVARILPDNLLFRVQTPHGSVGYRRPAGVAVGSATVTTGGGDVTIWVWYA from the coding sequence ATGCGTAGCCCGCGAGCGCCGAGCGCGCGGCCAGCGAGCGACCGCGCGCAACTCTCGCTGTCGGTCGTGGAGGCCGGAGTCGGCGTGGTGCTGATTCTGGCGGTCGCGATGGGGTTCGCGCTCGGGGTGGCCCCGCCCGACGACCGGAGCGCGCAGTTGGAACTGTACGCCGAGGACGGCGCGACCGTGCTGGCTGGCGAACAGCCCCGCCACCGGGGGACGACCCGGCTGGCGGAGGTCGTCGCCTCGCCCGAGGCGTTCGACCGCGAGCGCGACGCGCTCGAACGCCGGGTCGCGCGCATCCTGCCCGACAACCTCCTCTTCCGCGTGCAGACGCCCCACGGGTCGGTCGGCTACCGGCGGCCCGCGGGCGTGGCGGTCGGCTCGGCGACCGTCACGACCGGTGGCGGCGACGTGACCATCTGGGTGTGGTACGCGTGA
- a CDS encoding PKD domain-containing protein encodes MTGRSLRTGFTAMIALLLVTTPVAGVASVSDAGGMSEARQSLDRTPAATDGDAASRPETGARILNTQQETGARILNTQHATGSFEEGEEVTTEVEVENTGYSTHTFFVGYGVKGPDGERYNNDEETGKTVTLEPDEREWVTVSWRVEDDAPTGTYDSEVAVWKESDRDDLNTRLAGSLLSDAFEVVEPPNQPPSADIQCTDSEVEVGEDITCAADRSTDDDGTITSYEWDFGGRASESGEVASHSFSESGDYTVEVTVTDDEGATDTAWMTIHVEDVEEPPSADISCTPTEATTDDTVECSAADSTDPDGTLDSFEWDFGDGHSDDGEWTAHRFDDPGSYTVELEVTDDDGLSDTATETVDIEEVNEPPSADISCTPTEATTDDTVECSAADSTDPDGTLDSFEWDFGDGHSGDGEWTTHRFDDPGSYTVELEVTDDDGLTDTVTETVDVEEVNEPPSADISCTPTEATTDDTVECSAAGSIDEDGTLSAFDWQLGDGTTDDGEYVTHTFEESGTYTVELAVTDDDGMTDTVTETVDVEEVEEPPTAAVSCTPSEVTVGESVECSAADATDPDGRIETFDWAFEDGSSGYGERVDHTFDEPGTYTVELAVIDDDGLSASATEEVTVIEDNEGPTADISYSPSDLERGDTVRLDASDSTDPDGEVDGYEWRLGDDVKYGETVEYALDDTGSHTVELVVTDDDGATDTATQSLSVQRRPTAAFDVSPEQPNSGHGVSFEAEQDSRIERYEWDFDGDGEYEATGRKATHRFDSSGKSPVELHVVGKDGIENTATEIVTVQQNAYFQLTADRATVEGDSGTTVVQFSASNHVNDERLQVKLELDLPDESVSIESVAGESPASRKSTGFFDVGPGEDKSFRVRLQVNEPGTYDVGGRAVYYYGDQEDRRDRDVGPITVGTEADGADAEAQDEDENEDEDEGDRDSSETRTDDVTTDDVPGFGPIVTAAGVILAVWIGRRRR; translated from the coding sequence ATGACCGGACGTAGTCTTCGAACGGGCTTCACCGCGATGATCGCGCTCCTGCTCGTGACGACGCCCGTCGCGGGTGTGGCGTCGGTCAGCGATGCGGGAGGGATGTCCGAGGCTCGACAGTCCCTCGACCGAACCCCCGCCGCGACCGACGGGGACGCCGCGTCGCGACCGGAGACGGGCGCTCGCATCCTGAACACTCAGCAGGAAACGGGCGCTCGCATCCTGAACACTCAGCACGCCACGGGGTCGTTCGAGGAGGGAGAGGAGGTCACGACGGAGGTGGAGGTCGAGAACACCGGCTACAGCACGCACACGTTCTTCGTCGGGTACGGCGTCAAGGGGCCCGACGGCGAGCGGTACAACAACGACGAGGAGACCGGCAAGACGGTGACTCTCGAACCGGACGAGCGCGAGTGGGTCACGGTCAGCTGGCGCGTCGAGGACGACGCACCGACCGGGACCTACGACTCGGAGGTGGCGGTCTGGAAGGAGAGCGACCGGGACGACCTCAACACGCGACTCGCCGGTAGCCTCCTGTCGGACGCCTTCGAGGTGGTCGAGCCGCCGAACCAGCCGCCGTCGGCCGACATCCAGTGCACCGACTCCGAGGTCGAGGTCGGGGAGGACATCACCTGCGCGGCCGACCGCTCGACCGACGACGACGGGACCATCACGTCCTACGAGTGGGACTTCGGCGGTCGCGCGTCCGAAAGCGGGGAGGTCGCGTCCCACAGCTTCAGCGAGAGCGGGGACTACACGGTCGAAGTGACGGTGACCGACGACGAGGGCGCGACCGACACCGCGTGGATGACGATTCACGTCGAAGACGTCGAGGAACCGCCGTCGGCCGATATCAGCTGTACGCCCACCGAGGCGACGACCGACGACACCGTCGAGTGTTCGGCCGCCGATTCCACCGACCCCGACGGCACGCTCGACTCGTTCGAGTGGGACTTCGGCGACGGCCACTCCGACGACGGCGAGTGGACCGCCCACCGGTTCGACGACCCCGGTTCGTACACCGTCGAACTCGAGGTCACCGACGACGACGGCCTGAGCGACACCGCCACCGAGACGGTCGACATCGAGGAAGTCAACGAACCGCCGTCGGCCGACATCAGCTGTACGCCCACCGAGGCGACCACCGACGACACCGTCGAGTGTTCGGCCGCCGATTCCACCGACCCCGACGGCACGCTCGACTCGTTCGAGTGGGACTTCGGCGACGGCCACTCCGGCGACGGCGAGTGGACCACCCACCGGTTCGACGACCCCGGTTCGTACACCGTCGAACTCGAGGTCACCGACGACGACGGCCTGACCGACACCGTCACCGAGACGGTCGACGTCGAGGAAGTCAACGAACCGCCGTCGGCCGACATCAGCTGTACGCCCACCGAGGCGACCACCGACGACACCGTCGAGTGTTCGGCTGCCGGGTCCATCGACGAGGACGGCACCCTCTCAGCGTTCGACTGGCAACTGGGCGACGGGACCACCGACGACGGCGAGTACGTGACCCACACGTTCGAGGAGTCCGGAACGTACACCGTCGAACTCGCCGTCACCGACGACGACGGCATGACCGACACCGTCACCGAGACGGTCGACGTCGAGGAGGTCGAGGAGCCGCCGACCGCCGCCGTCAGTTGCACCCCCTCGGAGGTGACGGTCGGCGAGTCAGTCGAGTGCTCGGCCGCGGACGCGACCGACCCGGACGGTCGCATCGAGACGTTCGACTGGGCCTTCGAGGACGGCTCCTCGGGGTACGGCGAGCGGGTCGACCACACGTTCGACGAGCCGGGGACCTACACCGTCGAACTCGCCGTCATCGACGACGACGGGCTGAGCGCCAGCGCGACCGAGGAGGTCACGGTGATCGAGGACAACGAGGGGCCGACGGCCGACATCTCCTACTCCCCGTCGGACCTCGAACGCGGCGACACGGTCCGACTCGACGCGAGCGATTCCACCGACCCCGACGGCGAGGTCGACGGGTACGAGTGGCGGCTCGGCGACGACGTGAAGTACGGCGAGACCGTCGAGTACGCCCTCGACGACACCGGCAGCCACACCGTCGAACTCGTCGTGACCGACGACGACGGCGCGACCGACACCGCGACCCAGTCGCTGTCGGTCCAGCGTCGGCCGACGGCCGCCTTCGACGTCTCGCCCGAGCAACCCAACTCCGGACACGGCGTCTCGTTCGAGGCCGAGCAGGACTCGCGGATCGAGCGCTACGAGTGGGACTTCGACGGCGACGGCGAGTACGAGGCCACCGGCCGGAAGGCGACCCACCGGTTCGACTCGTCCGGGAAGTCCCCGGTGGAGCTCCACGTCGTCGGCAAGGACGGCATCGAGAACACCGCGACCGAGATCGTCACCGTCCAGCAGAACGCCTACTTCCAGTTGACCGCCGACCGCGCGACGGTCGAGGGGGACTCGGGGACGACCGTGGTGCAGTTCAGCGCGTCGAACCACGTCAACGACGAGCGCCTCCAAGTCAAACTCGAACTCGACCTGCCAGACGAGAGCGTCTCGATAGAGAGCGTGGCGGGCGAGTCGCCCGCGAGCAGGAAATCCACCGGCTTCTTCGATGTCGGTCCCGGCGAGGACAAGAGCTTTCGCGTCCGCCTGCAGGTCAACGAACCCGGCACGTACGACGTCGGCGGCAGGGCGGTCTACTACTACGGCGACCAGGAGGACCGCCGGGACCGCGACGTCGGCCCCATCACCGTCGGTACGGAGGCCGATGGGGCGGACGCCGAAGCGCAGGACGAGGACGAAAACGAGGACGAAGACGAGGGAGACAGGGATTCCTCCGAGACCCGGACCGACGACGTGACCACCGACGACGTGCCAGGGTTCGGTCCCATCGTCACCGCCGCCGGGGTGATCCTCGCGGTCTGGATCGGAAGAAGGCGGCGCTGA
- a CDS encoding DUF7261 family protein, producing MVRVTESEPSRRERAQLVLAAAAVVAVALAPVVVAYVQLGYHADVDASEDYDAPAENADRVLTRAVHGAAADTSGEHAWPDRGDAVAAVRSSLESDLDALRSSRVESGTVYRVEYNRTAAESWRESNCPSGPNRQFGDCEAQDGVVVQERAGETHVLAVAFDVRVTSERNEFDLTIVVER from the coding sequence GTGGTACGCGTGACCGAGAGCGAGCCGTCCCGACGCGAACGCGCCCAGCTCGTGCTCGCCGCCGCGGCGGTCGTCGCGGTCGCGCTCGCGCCGGTCGTGGTGGCGTACGTCCAGTTGGGCTACCACGCCGACGTAGACGCCAGCGAGGACTACGACGCGCCCGCCGAGAACGCCGACCGGGTACTCACCCGTGCCGTCCACGGGGCGGCCGCCGACACCTCCGGCGAACACGCGTGGCCGGACCGCGGCGACGCCGTCGCCGCGGTCCGGTCGTCGCTCGAATCCGACCTCGACGCGCTCCGATCCTCCAGAGTCGAGTCCGGGACCGTCTATCGCGTCGAATACAATCGGACCGCGGCCGAGTCGTGGCGGGAGTCGAACTGCCCCAGCGGTCCGAATCGGCAGTTCGGCGACTGCGAGGCGCAAGATGGCGTCGTCGTGCAGGAGCGCGCGGGCGAGACCCACGTTCTGGCGGTGGCGTTCGACGTGCGAGTCACGAGCGAGCGCAACGAGTTCGACCTGACCATCGTCGTCGAGCGGTAG
- a CDS encoding DUF7263 family protein, giving the protein MNRAQMNLPALAVALLVVTAVAVVSFGMADRAFVSADRDADERRVAVALSERLVGAETPLTARPNVLDADELDGMDAERLRSLFPVVDERDVRVRLGNRTLAESGDPTGGTAVRRIVLVEDREEVSLTPDLSADEPTVTLPRRSPRARLAIDPPEETTVTVVRANDRVVLRNASGLSGAFEVRLSEFETTALTFESEGDLSAESVEVTYYPAETRKELLAVTVDA; this is encoded by the coding sequence GTGAACCGCGCCCAGATGAACCTCCCTGCGCTGGCGGTCGCACTGCTCGTCGTGACCGCGGTCGCGGTCGTGAGCTTCGGGATGGCCGACCGGGCGTTCGTCTCTGCGGACCGCGACGCCGACGAGCGCCGGGTCGCGGTCGCGCTCTCGGAGCGACTGGTCGGGGCCGAGACGCCGCTGACCGCGCGACCGAACGTCCTCGACGCCGACGAACTCGACGGGATGGACGCCGAACGCCTCCGGTCGCTGTTCCCGGTCGTCGACGAGCGCGACGTTCGGGTCCGACTCGGGAACCGGACGCTCGCCGAGTCGGGCGACCCGACCGGCGGGACCGCGGTACGGCGAATCGTGCTGGTCGAGGACCGCGAGGAGGTGTCGCTGACCCCCGACCTGTCGGCCGACGAACCGACGGTCACGCTCCCGCGGCGGTCGCCGCGCGCTCGTCTCGCAATCGACCCGCCCGAGGAGACGACGGTGACGGTCGTCCGCGCGAACGACCGGGTCGTCCTCCGGAACGCCTCGGGATTGTCGGGAGCGTTCGAGGTTCGGCTCTCGGAGTTCGAGACGACCGCCCTGACCTTCGAGTCCGAGGGCGACCTCTCGGCCGAGAGCGTCGAGGTGACCTACTACCCCGCCGAGACCCGCAAGGAACTGCTGGCGGTGACCGTCGATGCGTAG
- a CDS encoding metallophosphoesterase family protein, translated as MRLLLLHDLHLGPSGDPPSYARPAINEAKFDAIVTAGDVIDENRDHAKSAAAGERYEGLGRAFYEFLHEEYDLPILAVPGNHDPLGCAERLTEGLDRAVVAHDRVVDERAFPGVDADFDGFAFAAWGCEGFDQGPEVRYTEFPATDPLADATSDTIDHVAAERADAVESAAERFLTGDLDAGGVADELGVSANRRRELFDQLDELEATYRSLCSLLTETDRRTLLFSHVSPFKVSFDHHHSERGPEGRVHRGSVALKVAIRRNGPHAVFSGHTHEYGIDTVATERGDRYAFNAGAPGVAVVEVEDDPRALHVETA; from the coding sequence ATGCGACTCCTGTTGCTCCACGACCTCCACTTGGGTCCGAGCGGGGACCCGCCGTCGTACGCCCGGCCCGCCATCAACGAGGCCAAGTTCGACGCCATCGTCACCGCGGGTGACGTCATCGACGAGAACCGCGACCACGCCAAGTCGGCCGCGGCTGGCGAGCGCTACGAGGGACTCGGCCGGGCGTTCTACGAGTTCCTCCACGAGGAGTACGACCTCCCGATACTCGCGGTGCCCGGCAACCACGACCCGCTCGGGTGCGCCGAGCGCCTGACCGAGGGGCTCGACCGCGCGGTCGTCGCCCACGACCGGGTCGTCGACGAGCGGGCGTTCCCGGGCGTCGACGCCGACTTCGACGGCTTCGCCTTCGCCGCCTGGGGCTGTGAGGGGTTCGACCAGGGGCCCGAGGTCCGGTACACCGAGTTCCCGGCGACCGACCCGCTCGCGGACGCGACCAGCGACACCATCGACCACGTCGCGGCCGAGCGCGCAGACGCCGTCGAGTCGGCCGCCGAGCGGTTCCTGACCGGCGACCTCGACGCTGGCGGGGTCGCCGACGAACTCGGCGTCTCGGCGAACCGACGCCGCGAGCTGTTCGACCAGCTGGACGAACTCGAAGCGACCTATCGGTCGCTGTGCTCGCTGTTGACCGAGACGGACCGGCGGACCCTCCTTTTCAGCCACGTCTCGCCGTTCAAGGTCTCGTTCGACCACCACCACTCCGAGCGCGGTCCCGAGGGGCGCGTCCACCGCGGCTCGGTCGCGCTGAAGGTCGCGATCCGCCGGAACGGCCCCCACGCGGTGTTCAGCGGCCACACCCACGAGTACGGCATCGACACGGTGGCGACCGAACGGGGCGACCGCTACGCGTTCAACGCGGGCGCGCCGGGCGTGGCCGTCGTCGAGGTCGAGGACGACCCCCGGGCGCTACACGTCGAGACGGCGTAA